A section of the Streptomyces sp. NBC_01591 genome encodes:
- a CDS encoding phage tail sheath family protein — protein sequence MPSYLSPGVYVEEIESGSRPIEGVGTSVAAFVGFAQKGPFDEPTLITNWSQFAGTFGDFVDGTYLASAVYGFFANGGGVCYVVRIDDGTELPAEDESAGTAGRLPAGSETQLGPYAVKPRPGVTGEVTVEVTEVEGDDPPSDVFQLIVKRDGQVAETYPSVTTKRSKENVATRVNAKSELIEIREPGRGAAPARPATQSVTLAPAAPASPAAGALTPELYVGDPDRRTGLGGLEAVEVVTTIAVPDLMSAYERGLLDLESVIAVQQGLISHCELMGDRVAILDPPPGLSPQQIRAWRTDRANFDSKYATLYYPWIRVADPSSGRARLVPPSGHIAGVWARNDESRGVHKAPANEVVRGAVALQTQLTKGEHDLLNPIGLNCIRSFPGRGIRVWGARTLASDPAWRYLNVRRLFNYLEESILAGTQWVVFEPNDDALWARIRRTVSAFLVNEWRKGALFGLTPEEAFYVKCDRETNPPESIDAGQVICEIGVAPVRPAEFVVFRLSQLTGGTGGVDE from the coding sequence ATGCCGTCGTACCTGTCCCCGGGCGTCTACGTCGAAGAGATCGAGTCCGGATCCCGGCCGATCGAAGGGGTGGGCACCTCGGTCGCCGCCTTCGTCGGCTTCGCGCAGAAGGGCCCGTTCGACGAGCCGACGCTGATCACCAACTGGAGCCAGTTCGCCGGCACGTTCGGTGACTTCGTCGACGGTACGTATCTGGCGTCCGCCGTGTACGGGTTCTTCGCCAACGGCGGCGGCGTCTGTTACGTGGTGCGCATCGACGACGGCACCGAGCTCCCGGCCGAGGACGAGAGCGCTGGGACCGCCGGGCGGCTGCCCGCCGGGTCGGAGACGCAGCTCGGGCCGTACGCCGTGAAGCCCCGCCCCGGTGTGACCGGGGAGGTCACCGTCGAGGTGACCGAGGTGGAGGGGGACGATCCGCCCTCCGACGTCTTCCAGCTGATCGTGAAGCGGGACGGGCAGGTCGCGGAGACGTACCCGAGCGTCACGACCAAGCGCAGCAAGGAGAACGTCGCCACCCGGGTCAACGCGAAGTCGGAGCTCATCGAGATACGCGAGCCCGGGCGCGGTGCCGCCCCGGCCAGGCCCGCGACGCAGAGCGTGACGCTGGCTCCCGCCGCGCCCGCATCGCCCGCCGCCGGGGCGCTGACCCCCGAGCTGTACGTCGGCGATCCCGACCGGCGGACCGGTCTCGGCGGGCTCGAAGCGGTCGAAGTGGTCACGACCATCGCCGTGCCGGACCTGATGAGCGCGTACGAACGCGGGCTGCTGGACCTGGAGTCGGTGATCGCCGTGCAGCAGGGGCTCATCAGCCACTGCGAGTTGATGGGTGACCGCGTCGCCATTCTCGACCCGCCGCCGGGGCTGAGCCCGCAGCAGATCCGCGCCTGGCGCACCGACCGCGCCAACTTCGACTCCAAGTACGCCACGCTCTACTACCCCTGGATCCGGGTCGCCGACCCCTCGTCCGGGCGCGCCCGACTCGTACCGCCGAGCGGCCACATCGCCGGGGTCTGGGCCCGCAACGACGAGTCGCGCGGGGTACACAAGGCACCCGCCAACGAGGTCGTACGCGGTGCGGTCGCCCTGCAGACCCAGCTGACCAAGGGCGAACACGATCTGCTCAACCCGATCGGGCTGAACTGCATCCGGTCCTTCCCCGGGCGCGGCATCCGGGTCTGGGGCGCACGCACGCTGGCCTCCGACCCGGCCTGGCGCTATCTCAACGTCCGGCGCCTCTTCAACTACCTGGAGGAGTCGATCCTCGCCGGTACGCAGTGGGTCGTCTTCGAGCCGAACGACGACGCCCTGTGGGCCCGTATCCGGCGCACGGTGTCGGCGTTCCTGGTCAACGAGTGGCGCAAGGGGGCGCTGTTCGGGCTCACTCCGGAAGAGGCGTTCTACGTCAAGTGTGACCGTGAGACCAACCCGCCGGAGAGCATCGACGCAGGTCAGGTCATCTGTGAGATCGGGGTGGCACCGGTCAGGCCGGCCGAGTTCGTCGTCTTCCGCCTCTCCCAGCTGACCGGGGGCACCGGCGGCGTCGACGAGTAG
- a CDS encoding phage tail protein, translated as MQRLQRAAGNRAVSRLVAQRYTAPVKPSPAQAPGFRKVKADVAAKKVRLAAHAPAATESKSAQDAAVAPPDDKEAQGKAANAEKMNAAKPGEFNKQAFIDAVNKAIDSQAPKNLDQADKFSKSGKADQIKDEVDGKVKDGKESSAKDIDTATKAPPDTSAAKDKPVTPMTPDQAPGNPGAPSAADAVPDKQPAAVTDFSQGPAANDQAMADAEVTEDQLAKGNEPEFDQALSTKKTAEADSAKAPTKGKAAETQQLNTAKAGAAASGAQAMDALTATRTSAGKQVDGGKGETKSKDEKKRAEVTAKLQKVYDGTKKDVEDTLSGLDKKVDEAFTSGEKAARDAFTADHKRRMKKYKDKRYSGMLGPAKWAKDKLMGMPKEANDLFQEARKLYVAQMQTVISSVADIIGTELGKAKARIAKGRTELKAEVDKLPADLREFGQEAATDFAGKFDDLEATVNEKSEQLVQDLAQKYTAALNKVDEEIKKLQEANKGLVQKAKDAIVGALKTINELKNLLLGILAKAASAIMKIIKDPIGFLGNLVKAVGAGLNLFITNIGEHLKTGVVSWLLGTAVKAGLELPQKFDLKGIIQLIASLLGLTWDNIRARITRKGIPDQAMTAVESSVPVAKKLATEGPAGAIKEIEAEAGDIKATILEKLTSYLIPTVIVAGITWIISLLNPASAFVRAVKGIIDIVTFIVNQGAQIVEFVNAVLDAVIAIANGGSAGVPKMVEAALAASVPLLIGFLASLLGIGSLANKVKSVFHAVSRPVNRAIDKIVDFIAKKGKALWKKLKGKKGDPHDPKAGKSQKELAQLARRAAEEATRRVAGGVSPTQAKSILREIESRYKRQGLTSLSFITGTHSKNSVRIRAKVNPEYSASDLDTVSLPGDKFAELPWIHEVRGWATLNEAAAKMEVTPNGGADKKKEWAPPTYARGIISWSGKSVAQSRNTKTFESSNMEASDKKFMRSYSEAHGEEKVIQAFDRLLWGDYGEGSLEGVVINMDLFINRSSCVNCADFIAEFVRKLERRGATVAAKANVTAPYRGGSVISEEVRKRNGDLIKQFASKSLVTHEQLEKARAEAQKKNPSKPLPEPKVRRFWGTSEEDSRKRIEDVQKEYKEAQNDIAEQTGGSAGAANPPPVPDELRWHQLRGTNDTQKLGVAILEKAGVQVHAITLDSIRSTNFNDKEISAFDSSADPSAAEIAELAARRPDYQSLDASGGVDKTEQQMKILRKQLKDRAKQVNDLVADERIQEIRRQAQERKEAEQKAAQDLMSGG; from the coding sequence GTGCAACGCCTGCAGCGCGCGGCGGGCAACAGGGCTGTCTCCCGCCTGGTCGCCCAGCGCTACACGGCCCCGGTGAAACCCTCCCCCGCCCAGGCTCCCGGCTTTCGCAAGGTCAAGGCGGATGTGGCGGCCAAGAAGGTCCGCCTGGCCGCACACGCCCCCGCCGCCACCGAGTCCAAATCGGCGCAGGACGCGGCCGTCGCACCCCCCGACGACAAGGAGGCCCAGGGCAAGGCGGCGAACGCCGAGAAGATGAACGCGGCGAAGCCGGGGGAGTTCAACAAGCAGGCGTTCATCGACGCGGTGAACAAGGCGATCGACTCCCAGGCCCCGAAGAACCTCGACCAGGCCGACAAGTTCTCCAAGTCCGGCAAGGCCGACCAGATCAAGGACGAGGTCGACGGGAAGGTCAAGGACGGCAAGGAGTCCTCGGCCAAGGACATCGACACGGCGACGAAGGCCCCGCCGGACACGTCGGCGGCCAAGGACAAGCCCGTCACGCCGATGACCCCGGACCAGGCGCCCGGCAACCCCGGTGCTCCGTCCGCGGCCGACGCGGTCCCGGACAAGCAGCCGGCCGCGGTCACGGACTTCTCGCAGGGCCCGGCCGCCAACGACCAGGCGATGGCGGACGCGGAGGTCACCGAGGACCAGCTCGCCAAGGGCAACGAGCCCGAGTTCGACCAGGCCCTGTCCACGAAGAAGACGGCGGAAGCGGACTCCGCGAAGGCCCCCACGAAGGGCAAGGCGGCCGAGACCCAGCAGCTGAACACCGCCAAGGCCGGGGCAGCAGCCTCCGGTGCCCAGGCCATGGACGCCCTCACCGCGACCAGGACTTCGGCCGGCAAACAGGTCGACGGCGGCAAGGGCGAAACGAAGTCCAAGGACGAAAAGAAACGCGCCGAGGTAACGGCCAAGCTCCAGAAGGTCTACGACGGCACGAAGAAGGACGTCGAGGACACCCTCTCCGGCCTCGACAAGAAGGTCGACGAGGCATTCACCTCGGGCGAGAAGGCGGCGAGGGACGCGTTCACCGCCGACCACAAGCGCCGCATGAAGAAGTACAAGGACAAGCGCTACTCAGGCATGCTCGGCCCCGCGAAGTGGGCCAAGGACAAGCTGATGGGCATGCCGAAGGAGGCCAACGACCTCTTCCAGGAAGCCCGCAAGCTCTACGTAGCGCAGATGCAGACCGTCATCTCGTCCGTCGCCGACATCATCGGCACCGAACTCGGCAAGGCCAAGGCCCGCATCGCCAAGGGCCGCACCGAACTCAAGGCCGAGGTAGACAAACTCCCCGCAGACCTCCGCGAGTTCGGCCAAGAGGCCGCCACCGACTTCGCAGGCAAATTCGACGACCTCGAAGCCACCGTCAACGAGAAGTCCGAACAGCTCGTCCAAGACCTCGCCCAGAAATACACCGCCGCCCTGAACAAGGTCGACGAGGAGATCAAGAAGCTCCAGGAGGCCAACAAGGGCCTGGTCCAGAAGGCGAAGGACGCGATCGTCGGCGCCCTCAAGACGATCAACGAACTCAAGAACCTCCTGCTGGGCATCCTCGCCAAGGCCGCCTCCGCCATCATGAAGATCATCAAGGACCCCATCGGGTTCCTCGGCAACCTCGTCAAGGCCGTCGGCGCCGGCCTCAACCTCTTCATCACCAACATCGGCGAGCACCTCAAGACCGGCGTCGTGTCCTGGCTGCTGGGCACCGCGGTCAAGGCCGGTCTCGAACTCCCGCAGAAGTTCGACCTCAAGGGCATCATCCAGCTCATCGCCTCCCTCCTCGGCCTGACCTGGGACAACATCCGTGCCCGCATCACCCGCAAGGGCATCCCCGACCAGGCCATGACCGCCGTCGAGTCCTCCGTCCCCGTCGCAAAGAAACTCGCCACCGAGGGCCCCGCGGGCGCCATCAAGGAAATCGAGGCCGAGGCCGGCGACATCAAAGCCACCATCCTCGAAAAGCTCACCAGCTACCTGATCCCCACCGTCATCGTCGCCGGGATCACCTGGATCATCTCCCTCCTCAACCCCGCCTCCGCCTTCGTCCGCGCGGTCAAGGGAATCATCGACATCGTCACGTTCATCGTGAACCAGGGCGCCCAGATCGTCGAATTCGTCAACGCCGTACTCGACGCGGTCATCGCCATCGCCAACGGCGGTTCGGCAGGCGTCCCGAAGATGGTCGAAGCCGCCCTCGCCGCCAGCGTCCCGCTCCTCATCGGTTTCCTCGCCTCACTCCTCGGAATCGGCAGCCTGGCCAACAAGGTCAAGAGCGTCTTCCACGCCGTATCCCGACCCGTCAACCGCGCCATCGACAAAATCGTCGACTTCATCGCCAAGAAGGGCAAAGCCCTCTGGAAAAAACTCAAGGGCAAGAAGGGGGATCCTCATGACCCCAAGGCCGGGAAGTCTCAGAAAGAGCTTGCACAACTGGCCCGCAGAGCGGCGGAGGAGGCTACCCGCCGGGTCGCAGGCGGAGTGTCGCCGACCCAGGCGAAGTCCATACTGCGCGAGATAGAGAGCCGCTACAAGCGCCAGGGACTGACCAGTCTTTCTTTTATAACTGGGACCCACAGTAAAAATTCCGTTCGTATTCGAGCGAAGGTGAACCCAGAATACTCTGCCTCCGATCTAGACACCGTGTCGTTGCCTGGGGACAAGTTTGCAGAACTTCCATGGATCCATGAGGTAAGGGGCTGGGCAACACTGAATGAGGCTGCGGCGAAGATGGAAGTAACCCCCAATGGAGGTGCTGATAAGAAGAAGGAGTGGGCGCCGCCCACCTATGCACGAGGCATCATTTCTTGGAGCGGGAAGAGCGTGGCACAGAGCAGGAACACAAAGACATTCGAGAGCAGCAACATGGAGGCGTCGGACAAGAAATTCATGCGAAGTTATTCCGAGGCACACGGAGAGGAGAAAGTTATTCAGGCGTTCGATCGACTGCTCTGGGGAGACTATGGAGAGGGCAGCCTGGAGGGCGTCGTCATCAACATGGACCTATTCATCAACAGAAGCTCCTGCGTGAACTGTGCAGATTTTATCGCAGAGTTTGTCAGGAAACTTGAGCGGCGCGGGGCCACTGTCGCCGCCAAGGCCAACGTAACAGCACCGTACAGAGGTGGGTCAGTAATCAGCGAAGAGGTTCGGAAGCGGAACGGCGACCTCATCAAACAGTTTGCCAGCAAATCACTTGTCACCCACGAACAGCTTGAGAAGGCCCGCGCGGAGGCGCAGAAGAAGAATCCATCCAAGCCACTACCGGAGCCGAAGGTCAGGCGTTTCTGGGGAACCAGCGAGGAGGACTCGCGCAAGCGAATCGAGGACGTTCAGAAGGAATATAAAGAAGCACAGAATGATATAGCTGAACAGACCGGAGGAAGCGCTGGCGCCGCCAACCCTCCGCCAGTTCCAGACGAACTGCGATGGCATCAACTGCGTGGGACGAATGATACGCAGAAGTTGGGCGTGGCCATCCTCGAAAAGGCAGGCGTGCAAGTTCACGCAATAACCCTTGATTCCATACGCTCAACAAACTTCAACGATAAAGAGATTTCTGCCTTCGACAGCAGTGCCGATCCCTCCGCAGCGGAGATCGCAGAGCTCGCGGCCCGACGACCGGACTACCAGTCCCTGGACGCGAGCGGCGGGGTCGATAAAACGGAGCAGCAGATGAAAATCCTCCGCAAGCAACTCAAGGATCGCGCAAAACAGGTGAACGACTTGGTGGCCGACGAGAGGATTCAGGAAATCCGGCGACAGGCTCAGGAACGCAAGGAAGCGGAACAGAAGGCGGCGCAGGATTTGATGTCAGGCGGGTGA
- a CDS encoding phage tail protein has translation MPLPDLDSTVGASFGLEFDSVVIKQITEVSGLKMEQDVIELKQNTADGRYAIKKLPGRPKAGEVTVTRGLTEDNSFERWIKDSRFGRMTAARRNGAVIVYDHEGIAIKRYKLINAWPKSLEIGTLKAGDTSVLTEKLAITYESMELD, from the coding sequence GTGCCACTTCCCGATCTCGACAGCACCGTCGGAGCCTCCTTCGGCCTCGAATTCGACAGCGTCGTCATCAAGCAGATCACCGAGGTCAGCGGTCTGAAGATGGAGCAGGACGTCATCGAGCTGAAGCAGAACACCGCCGACGGCCGTTACGCCATCAAGAAGCTCCCCGGCAGGCCGAAGGCCGGTGAGGTGACCGTGACCCGCGGTCTCACCGAGGACAACAGCTTCGAACGGTGGATCAAGGACTCCCGGTTCGGCCGGATGACCGCGGCCCGCCGCAACGGTGCGGTCATCGTCTACGACCACGAGGGCATCGCCATCAAGCGCTACAAGCTCATCAACGCCTGGCCGAAGTCACTGGAGATCGGGACCCTCAAGGCCGGTGACACCTCGGTCCTGACGGAGAAGCTCGCGATCACGTACGAAAGCATGGAACTCGACTGA